From Candidatus Hadarchaeales archaeon, one genomic window encodes:
- a CDS encoding phosphate uptake regulator PhoU, which translates to MQPRKVVQLGKSTLVISLPKQWVDLHGLKPGRTVYLGMKGDGSLFVYPKELREEERELTINFEKDKKKEVFIREVVSGYLNGISRFRIVSREVFNAEQQQTVRDIAGKLYLRIMKADSQEFLVESLLDMSKISLHTGMKRMHTIVASMCADMLKALQEENAELAKTVASLDEDVDRFSLLLLRMLRNAAFDPVIAGKIGINLLDCLDYQNFIQQMERVADLTVNISNLLIHQEEKFHPSVLEKMVNMGQASYLYFEEAVEAFWNKDTEKANKVLDAAGEMDELNMLVLGEMAKKEKRPFAVCSTCLVRANLMDIYTCGGEIAKTVINHTFGYPIQSQDGSSE; encoded by the coding sequence GTGCAACCGAGAAAGGTAGTCCAACTGGGAAAATCGACCCTAGTAATATCACTTCCCAAGCAATGGGTGGACTTGCATGGATTGAAACCAGGTAGGACCGTTTACCTGGGTATGAAGGGAGATGGATCTTTGTTTGTTTACCCAAAGGAGCTCAGAGAAGAGGAAAGGGAGCTCACCATCAACTTCGAGAAGGACAAGAAGAAGGAAGTATTCATCAGGGAGGTGGTTTCTGGATACTTAAATGGGATCTCCCGCTTCCGGATTGTATCCAGGGAGGTTTTCAACGCCGAACAACAGCAAACGGTGAGGGACATAGCTGGCAAACTTTACCTGAGAATCATGAAAGCCGATTCCCAAGAATTTCTCGTAGAGAGTCTACTCGACATGTCGAAGATTTCCCTTCACACTGGCATGAAAAGGATGCATACCATTGTGGCTTCCATGTGTGCGGACATGCTTAAAGCTCTCCAAGAAGAGAACGCGGAGCTGGCTAAGACCGTTGCCTCTCTAGACGAGGATGTGGATCGTTTTTCCCTCCTTCTTCTTAGAATGTTGCGGAATGCAGCCTTTGATCCCGTGATAGCGGGAAAGATAGGGATCAATCTCTTGGATTGTTTGGATTATCAGAATTTCATCCAACAGATGGAAAGGGTGGCTGATTTGACGGTAAACATTTCTAACTTGCTTATCCACCAAGAGGAGAAGTTCCATCCTTCCGTGCTGGAAAAGATGGTGAACATGGGACAAGCTTCCTATTTGTATTTTGAAGAAGCGGTGGAAGCTTTTTGGAACAAGGACACAGAAAAGGCCAACAAAGTACTGGACGCAGCGGGAGAGATGGACGAGCTGAACATGCTGGTATTGGGGGAGATGGCCAAGAAGGAAAAACGTCCTTTCGCGGTGTGTTCAACCTGCTTGGTGAGGGCCAACCTCATGGATATCTATACCTGTGGAGGGGAAATAGCTAAGACAGTGATCAACCATACTTTTGGTTACCCCATTCAGAGTCAGGACGGATCCAGTGAATAA